AAATCTGTTCGATCAGCTTGTCGCTGCCGACCACCGCGCCGCCCATCACCCGGCCGTGGCCGTCCAGATATTTGGTGGCGGAATGCATCACCAGGTCAGCGCCCAGCTGCAACGGCTGCTGCAAAGCCGGCGAACAGAAACTGTTGTCTACCACCAACAAGGCGCCATGGGCGTGGGCGATGTCGGCGATGGCGGCGATGTCGGCCACCTCGGTCAGCGGATTGGACGGCGTCTCCAGGAACAGCAGCTTGGTGTTGGCTTGCAGAGCCTCGCGCCAGGCATTCAGGTCGCGAGCATCGACAAAGCGGGTGGCGACGCCAAACTTGGAGAGCTGGTTGGCAAACAGATTGGTGGTGGAGCCGAACAGGCTTTGCGAAGAAACAATGTGATCGCCCGCTTGCAACAGCGTCATCATGATGGCCTGGATCGCCGCCATGCCGGTGGCGGTGGCGATAGCGCGCTCGCCGCCTTCCATTTGCGCCAGCCTTTGCTGGAAAGTCGTCACCGTCGGATTGGTGAAACGGGAATAGGTGTAGCCTTCCAGCTCGCCCAGAAACATCGCCGCAGCCTGGGCCGCGGTTTCAAAGGTGAAGCTGGAGGTGAGATACAGGCTTTGGCTGTGCTCTCCGAATTCGCTGACGGTGCGGCCGGCGCGGATGGCCAGCGTTTCGGGATGCAGATTTTCTTGTTGCG
The Chromobacterium sp. IIBBL 290-4 DNA segment above includes these coding regions:
- a CDS encoding O-succinylhomoserine sulfhydrylase; translated protein: MSDPQQENLHPETLAIRAGRTVSEFGEHSQSLYLTSSFTFETAAQAAAMFLGELEGYTYSRFTNPTVTTFQQRLAQMEGGERAIATATGMAAIQAIMMTLLQAGDHIVSSQSLFGSTTNLFANQLSKFGVATRFVDARDLNAWREALQANTKLLFLETPSNPLTEVADIAAIADIAHAHGALLVVDNSFCSPALQQPLQLGADLVMHSATKYLDGHGRVMGGAVVGSDKLIEQIYLHVRTAGPSLAPFNAWTLLSGLETLHLRMEKHSSNALALAQWLETLPMVERVYYPGLESHPQHELAMRQQKLGGGVLSFVVKGGREAAWKVVDAVQVISRTANLGDVKSTITHPASTTHARVAAEVRERTGIVEGLLRVSVGLENVADIKHDLLRGLD